The sequence aaagaaataaaaaagtgatgaaataattaaatattattttttattgtgaatagtagctagtTATATTTAGAGATGACTTAAGATTTATTATTCATCAAGTCTTAAATTTTAGACCATTAGCTAACTTAATGTAGAGACTTTTTTTACAtctaactaaaatttaaacttatattaatatttgaccAGTTCATTGCCAATGCTCCAAATAGTTTCTTTCACCAGTGCTAAAAGCAACAGAAGCTTCTAAGAGTTTGAAATAATATACAGTGAGCCGGCTGCAATAAAACTAGAAGCCGGAGTCCAAAATTGTCAGATCCGGAAACTCATCTCGGATCTTTACAAACAAAGGGGTGGGTCAAAAGCTGAGCTGCCATCCACCGCTTACTGGACTCCTTTTGCAAGCAACATTGAACGAAGCTACGGAACTCCTCCGACGCTTGCTCCGGCAAGCTCGGCGGCTCTCCGAAACAGATCGCGCACATCAGGGTCGCCCAGTCGGGTCTCTGACCCGGTGGAAGGAACGGGAAATGACCCAAATACAGCTCCAACAAGGTCAGCCCCAAGCTCCATATGTCACCGGCGTAGCCGTTATAATTCCCGCCGTAGGTATCCGGGTCGAACCGTTCGGGACTCATGTAGGCGCAGGTGCCGACGTAAGAGTTGCACGCGTCCAACGAACGGCACATGATCTTGCTGACTCCAAAATCGGCGATCTTTACCTCCATCGCGTCGTTCACCAAGAGATTCGAGGGTTTGAGGTCACGGTGGATGATCTTGTGCCCATGGAGGTAGTTCAAGCCGTCCAGAACCTGGCGCGCCACGCCGGCAAGCTTGGGCTCGGAGAAAGTACCATGGGTCTTGAGCAGCGAGTCGAGGGAACCCAAGTTCATATACTCCATGAGAATCGCGATGTCGCCACATGGCTTCTCGAATATACTATGGCAGCGGACAACGTGGGGAGAGTCGACGGTGCGTCGGAGGATTTCCATCTCCCGAAAAACCTGTCGGCGGAGG comes from Juglans microcarpa x Juglans regia isolate MS1-56 chromosome 8S, Jm3101_v1.0, whole genome shotgun sequence and encodes:
- the LOC121244891 gene encoding mitogen-activated protein kinase kinase 9-like, translated to MAVVRDRRHLNLRLPISELSDHRPRFPLPLPPNTITNTATSAAISVSDLEKLQVLGHGNGGTVYKVRHKRTHDVYALKVVHTDSDPTLRRQVFREMEILRRTVDSPHVVRCHSIFEKPCGDIAILMEYMNLGSLDSLLKTHGTFSEPKLAGVARQVLDGLNYLHGHKIIHRDLKPSNLLVNDAMEVKIADFGVSKIMCRSLDACNSYVGTCAYMSPERFDPDTYGGNYNGYAGDIWSLGLTLLELYLGHFPFLPPGQRPDWATLMCAICFGEPPSLPEQASEEFRSFVQCCLQKESSKRWMAAQLLTHPFVCKDPR